The following are encoded in a window of Nitrospirae bacterium CG2_30_53_67 genomic DNA:
- a CDS encoding 4a-hydroxytetrahydrobiopterin dehydratase, which translates to MICDLASKECVPCKGGVPPLKGQELKSLWDTLGNHWQVIDERYLEKEYKFKNFREALDFTNKVGELAEAQGHHPDITLSWGKVKLMVWTHKINGLTESDFIFAAKSDRLP; encoded by the coding sequence ATGATCTGTGATCTGGCAAGCAAGGAGTGTGTCCCCTGCAAGGGAGGTGTGCCTCCTCTAAAGGGCCAGGAACTAAAATCCTTATGGGATACGCTGGGCAACCATTGGCAGGTGATCGATGAACGTTATCTGGAGAAAGAATATAAGTTTAAAAACTTCCGGGAAGCCCTCGACTTCACAAACAAGGTCGGAGAACTGGCAGAAGCCCAGGGCCATCATCCGGACATCACCCTTTCCTGGGGAAAGGTCAAGCTCATGGTCTGGACACACAAGATCAACGGCCTGACAGAGAGTGATTTCATCTTCGCGGCCAAGTCAGACCGTCTGCCGTAA